The nucleotide window CAACCATCTCATTAAGACATAAGGCTTCCCATAATAAAACATCTTCTCTATAGACCTGTACCGCGATCATCGAGCGTTCCTCTATATCGTAATTATCGGCCATGACCATCTCTAGGGCTTGGGGCAATTGATTTAAATAAATTTCTGTTAAAAAGCCCATGTGCCCAGTATTGACCGTTAATAGAGGAATGCCACAAGGTGCTAACTGACGGGCAGCCGATAAAACTGTTCCATCTCCCCCTAAAACAACAGCAAAACTTAAGCTAGAGTCAAAATCCGGAGGAATTAACTGCTCAATTCGGGTATGACAGACTGGACTTTCTGGTCGAGAATAGCCCAATAGTCCTCCCCCACCCGTCGTTGTCACCACATCCCAGCCACAGGTTTTCAGCTTGTCTTCTAACTCCAAGGCTATTTTACAAGCGATCGGTTTTATATCGTTATAAATGATGCCGGCTTTTGGCACGATTGGTTATCCTACTTTAGAGATCCGTCAAAATTAGTTTTAAAAGGGGTTTTTTTGCTTTTCTTTTGGTCTTTCTTTTTGTCGTAATCCAGTTCTTTAAGCTTTTTGAGGATTCGACTAAAATAATCTTGTAGATAGGATTCTAAAGTAGTTGTTTGGTTTGGATCAAGTCCAAAAGTTTGATAAACGTCATCCATTGGCGCATCTAAAGGTTGACCCGTAGCTAAAACTTCCGCAAAAGCCAGACGATCGGATATATTATAAGTCCATTGGAAAAAACGAGTTAAACTCCGTAGAAACCTTAACAGCCCTAACGGAACACGGGAAATTTTAGCATCTTTTCCAGAAAGCCGTTCACACAGTTGGATAATGTCTTCGGCTTTCCAGGAGCGAGTTCCCATGATCGGAAAGGTTTTTTTCTCAGTTTGAGGAACTTCTAGGGCGCGAATTGCAAAAAGGGCTACATCCTGGGTATCCATATAAGCGATCGGGGTACTCTCTCCCGTAATCCAAACCCCCTGCTGATCTAAAATAGGCACAGCATATTGACTAATTAGCCCCTGCATAAACCCACAAGGACGCAAAATGGTATAATTCAAACCAGACTCAGCTAAAAAAAGCTCCGTACAATGCTTAATTTCCATTAAAGGAACGTTAGGAAATTTCTCGGCATTGTGAATTGAGAAAAAGATATAACGGTTAACCCCAGCCGCTTTAGTCGCTTGAATGAGATTGACTTTTCCTTCCCAGTCAACCTCTTTAATACTTAATGAATCAGTCGCTCTAGCCGTAGCCACATCGATCACCCCCTCAACGCCTTCTAAAGCCGCAGGAAGGGTTCTAGCATCACACAGGTTTCCTTGGACAAGTTCCGCTCCCCATTCTTTTAACTTAGAAGAGGCCGGTTTCTTGGGATTTCTCACTAAACAGCGCACCTGATGGCCTTCATCGAGAGCGCGACGAGCTACCTGTATCCCTAATGTGCCCGTAGCACCAACTATCAATAATTTCATTGAGGATTTTTGTAACATTTTTTAAACATTCTCTAAGATATTATCAAAAGTTGGCTCATGAGTTAACAGTTAACAGTGAACAGTTAACAGTTAAATAGTCGGACATAAATAAAGTAGGGTGGGCATCGCCCACCTTAATAGGGAGTAGGCACTCTTGTAAGAGACAGCAAGCAACGCTGAAAGCCTTTATATAAATAGGTTTTCTTCTTTGACTAGATAATTATCAATTATCAATTATCCATTATCCATTAATTAAGGGTGTTATTTTTTTGGGCATTTTGGGGAATTCTAGGATTAGAGTCTCTAGCTAGGTAGGTCTAATCG belongs to Gloeothece citriformis PCC 7424 and includes:
- a CDS encoding SDR family oxidoreductase, with product MKLLIVGATGTLGIQVARRALDEGHQVRCLVRNPKKPASSKLKEWGAELVQGNLCDARTLPAALEGVEGVIDVATARATDSLSIKEVDWEGKVNLIQATKAAGVNRYIFFSIHNAEKFPNVPLMEIKHCTELFLAESGLNYTILRPCGFMQGLISQYAVPILDQQGVWITGESTPIAYMDTQDVALFAIRALEVPQTEKKTFPIMGTRSWKAEDIIQLCERLSGKDAKISRVPLGLLRFLRSLTRFFQWTYNISDRLAFAEVLATGQPLDAPMDDVYQTFGLDPNQTTTLESYLQDYFSRILKKLKELDYDKKKDQKKSKKTPFKTNFDGSLK
- a CDS encoding NAD(+) kinase translates to MPKAGIIYNDIKPIACKIALELEDKLKTCGWDVVTTTGGGGLLGYSRPESPVCHTRIEQLIPPDFDSSLSFAVVLGGDGTVLSAARQLAPCGIPLLTVNTGHMGFLTEIYLNQLPQALEMVMADNYDIEERSMIAVQVYREDVLLWEALCLNEMVVHREPLTSMCHFEIQIGRHAPVDIAADGIIVSTPTGSTAYSLSAGGPVVTPDVPVLQLAPICPHSLASRALVFSDSEKVNIFPATPNRMVMVVDGNGGCYILPDDRIHLERSCYVARFIRLESPEFFRVLREKLGWGLPHIAKPTSVELP